The region GACCTCTTCGGGAAAAGTCGAAGTTATATGACAGAGGTCCTCTCCATCACCTCCATGTCGAAGGCAGATTTGGAGAAATGCAAAAAGAACGAAATTTACAACAAAAACCTGCTCGTCCAAGCGGCACAAGCAGCCAAAAAAGGAAGTTTAGATGAGTTCCTTACCCTTTACCATAAGGGCGCACTGAAGACAGTCAAGGACGCAAAGGACTTTAACAAACAAGCCAAATCAGGAGAGGGGGCAAACGTCAAAACATCCTCTCTGTCGGGTTATAAAATCCGGCGCACAAGTGTTGGAATCCAAATCCAATCTGACGATGAAATTCTTTTGGGAGACATCTACAAATTCATCCGCAAAGAATTATCAAAAAAATACGGTGATTCGGCGTAACCCAAACATGTACTAAGCAGTCAAGTACTTAGGAAAAAAATTTTAAGTACCGATAGGGAAAAACACTGTACGAACTTGACAGCTGCCAGAATCCGACAATAATGTGACATAATAAAAGTTTTGATTGGTTTGAGCAAACGCCTTTTCTGAAAAGAGAAGGTGTGGGGTGAGTTTTGCCCCAACCCGACTTATAAAAAAATCCCCTGGTAATCCAGGGGGTCGGGGTTTCCCGAAGGAATGTTGTTGGATGAGACATAATTAACATTATGTCAGATAATGTCAACTCCTTCAAAGTATTTGCTTAAATTTAGTTTCATTTTTGCAGAAAAAACGGAGGAGCTTTGTGAGCGACCAGCGTCATCCCTATATCCGTCTGATGACCGACATCATAGATTCAGGTGTCTGGGCAGGGTTGTCCCATGCGGCAAAGACCCTTTACCCCGTCTTACTAAAATTCAGTGATTACAACTTTAAGCCGGTTTGGCCCAATACAGAAACTCTGATGCGACTGACTGGGTTCAAAACCAAAAAGTCGATTGTCACAGCCAAAAAGGAACTCACTCGGGCAGGGCTTTTGTACCAAGTTCCAGGAAGCGGAAGAACATCCACACGATATCACTTTTCCTTTCACTATGAGGGTTCCAAAATTACCCCTCTGGGAGATACACAGATACACCCCAGGGGAGTCGAATCAGGAATCCCTGAGGGATCAAACTCGGTCACAAAGGGGGGTTCTGACGGGACCCCTAACCATATTAATATAACTATATCCAATACAAACCATGTACCCGCAGCCAATGGAAAAGAGATGGGAGAAGTCGCTGGTGCGACGAAAGAAGGAAAAAAAGATTTTGAATCATTGGTGGATCTATTCGGACCAGAAATCGCTCTGGAAGCCTATCGAAAAGCAGTGAGTTTGCATATGGAATCCAATGTCTCGTATGTACAAACACTTTGCAGAGAACTTGTGAGTTTACAACGAAAAGATATGCTTAAAACTGAGCACTTTCAAGGAAAGGAATCAGTTCTCCCCCACTCTGCTTCCTGGGCAGGATTTTTGTCCTGGGCTTCAAAAGAATTAACAGAATCTTCCTTTCGGCAGCTGGAAAAAATCCAAGTGGAAACCGACGGAAATGTGATCATTGTCACCTCTCCCGTTCTTGGTCATTTGCGGCAAATCATTCAGATGTATTTTACGGAGAGAGTGAAACCTGTCGTTCTTGTTGTGTTTACAGAAAAAGAAGAAGGGTCACGTGTCAGTGAAATTCGATAGACTGAATAGAAAAACGGTATTTTTTGGAAGGAATCATAACTGAAAGAAGCGCATGAAAGATCATTTAATTCGCACAAGTCACCCCTACTCATTGCCCATCCAATCCGTCTCGACGACGGGAACCTACGAAATCAAAAATAACGAATTTCTGTCATTTTTTGAGGAAAAGGACCAGTCCTCTCTTTCTTCGATCATTTTCCAATTTGATGACGTTGTCTTTTTTAATGGGATTGAGCTTTTGCCGGGGAAGGATGGATTGGATTTTTTTCCTGATTCCTTTCGTTTTGAGTTATCGCACGACGGTAAGTATTGGGAACCAATTTTACAGGAATCCTCCTTTCGAAAATCGTTCAAAACATCTGCCAAATGGCTTTTTTCCTTAACGAGTGCACGTTACATCAAATTCATTTCTAAAATTGCAAGAAAAGCTAGTAACGGGAAAAACCGAATTAGTTTTGGTCCTTTAAAAATATTAGTCAGTGGTGTTCAGTCTATCCAAGTGAGTTCGGAACTCGACCGCTTGTATGTCAAAGAAAACCTATTTGATACAAGACCTGATTATGGTTGGTCTTCCAAAAAAAAAGAAGAACCGACAGATGAGTATGTGATCTTAGATATGGGATCGGTCAACCGCATTGAAGAATTTCGGATGCTCACAAAAAACGATCCAGTTACCAATTTTCCAGAAAGGTTTATTGTTTATTACAGTGAAGATGATCTCACCTGGCATCAGTTACACGAGGAAAATTACTTTCTCTCAGAACCTGGCACATGGTATAAGTGGCGTTTTCCACCTGTCAACTTGCGATTTTTAAAAATTGTCTTCATTGATGAGAAACAGGCAAACAAAAAGGAATACGTAACTGAAGTCATCGAAATCGAACTCTATTCTAGTGCTGATAAAAAAGAATCTGGTGGTCCGACAAGGGAACCACTCCCCTATGCATCTGTCTTACGATCTGGTATCATCCGACTTGCAGTTGATGGCGAAGTAAAAGAAGGTGTGGTTGTTCAATCCAATGACAGACGCCTCCGTGATGCGACCACAGAATATCGTGGGATTGTGGAACTTGCATCTGATGGGGAAGAAAAGGCCGGTGTTGCGGTACAAGGGAATGATAAACGTCTAAAAATCGCCACTGAACTAACCCATGGTCTTGTCCGATTGGCAAGAAGTGGAGAATCACGACCAGGTTTGGTTGTGCAATCAGATGATGAAAGACTTCGCAGTGCTTCCACAGAACATCCTGGTATCGTAGAGCTTGCGTTAGATGGTGAAACGAGACCAGGTGTTGCGGTACAAGGAAATGATTCGCGACTACGTGTTGCCACGAAAAAGTCCGTTGGTCTTGTACAACTGGCAGAATCGGGTGAAACAGCAACTGATAAAGTTGTGACTGGAGATGATCCGCGTCTTCGCGATGCCACTACCACTTCCAAAGGAATTGTACAATTAGCACCCAATGGTGGAGAAGAAGGAAATACTGTGGTCCAAGGCAATGACAAACGTCTCAAACTTGCGTCAACAGAAACCTACGGCATTGTGCAACTGGCACATTCTGGTGAAAGTAAAGCCGGAGTTGTCGTGCAAGGTAATGACAAACGTCTCGCCAAAGCAGGGTTTGACGAAGCAGGGATTGTACTTCTTGCCAATCATGGTGAAGCAGTCCCCGGAAAGGTTGTTTTGTCGGATGACCCAAGGCTTTCGGACAAAAGGGATCCGAAACCTCACACACACCCTTATGCCGAAAAAGAACATGATTTTAATTCCCATACAGGTCTTTTGAAAATCACGGGAGAAGCAGAGTCTAGCTCCAAAGGATTTGTTCCTCCACAAGCAAATGATGCGATTCTCTATGGAAAGAATACGAAAAACGGATCAGGTGTGATCGGTGTTTCTTCCGGAACGGGTGTTGTTGGGTTTGGTGATACCATTGGTGTTTACGGAATTGCAAAGGGAAAAGACTTGGCACGTTCTGCAGGGGTTTTGGGTGCCGGTACTACGTCACCAGGTGGACGTTTTGTATCGCAATCAGAATTTGCCATCATTGTGGATGGGAAAGGAATTCCTGAGTATGAATTATCGGGTTCTGGTAAGGCTATCTATGCCAATGGAGAATCTGTTTTTGAAGGGAATCTTCGCATTACAAAAGATGGCGGTGAAGAGTGTATTGCTCGTTATTTCCTTCTCGATGGAAAGGATGTGATCACTCCAGGTGATTTACTGGTAGCAACAGAAGAAACAGGTGTTCTGGGAAGATCCAAACACCCCTACTCTACCAATGTGATTGGTGTGGCTGTATCGAATGCAAATGTTGTCTTTGGTAAAAAAGAAAAAGGTGTGGAATACGTGCTTGTTGCACTTCTCGGTATCACA is a window of Leptospira sp. WS60.C2 DNA encoding:
- a CDS encoding helix-turn-helix domain-containing protein: MTDIIDSGVWAGLSHAAKTLYPVLLKFSDYNFKPVWPNTETLMRLTGFKTKKSIVTAKKELTRAGLLYQVPGSGRTSTRYHFSFHYEGSKITPLGDTQIHPRGVESGIPEGSNSVTKGGSDGTPNHINITISNTNHVPAANGKEMGEVAGATKEGKKDFESLVDLFGPEIALEAYRKAVSLHMESNVSYVQTLCRELVSLQRKDMLKTEHFQGKESVLPHSASWAGFLSWASKELTESSFRQLEKIQVETDGNVIIVTSPVLGHLRQIIQMYFTERVKPVVLVVFTEKEEGSRVSEIR
- a CDS encoding discoidin domain-containing protein, translating into MKDHLIRTSHPYSLPIQSVSTTGTYEIKNNEFLSFFEEKDQSSLSSIIFQFDDVVFFNGIELLPGKDGLDFFPDSFRFELSHDGKYWEPILQESSFRKSFKTSAKWLFSLTSARYIKFISKIARKASNGKNRISFGPLKILVSGVQSIQVSSELDRLYVKENLFDTRPDYGWSSKKKEEPTDEYVILDMGSVNRIEEFRMLTKNDPVTNFPERFIVYYSEDDLTWHQLHEENYFLSEPGTWYKWRFPPVNLRFLKIVFIDEKQANKKEYVTEVIEIELYSSADKKESGGPTREPLPYASVLRSGIIRLAVDGEVKEGVVVQSNDRRLRDATTEYRGIVELASDGEEKAGVAVQGNDKRLKIATELTHGLVRLARSGESRPGLVVQSDDERLRSASTEHPGIVELALDGETRPGVAVQGNDSRLRVATKKSVGLVQLAESGETATDKVVTGDDPRLRDATTTSKGIVQLAPNGGEEGNTVVQGNDKRLKLASTETYGIVQLAHSGESKAGVVVQGNDKRLAKAGFDEAGIVLLANHGEAVPGKVVLSDDPRLSDKRDPKPHTHPYAEKEHDFNSHTGLLKITGEAESSSKGFVPPQANDAILYGKNTKNGSGVIGVSSGTGVVGFGDTIGVYGIAKGKDLARSAGVLGAGTTSPGGRFVSQSEFAIIVDGKGIPEYELSGSGKAIYANGESVFEGNLRITKDGGEECIARYFLLDGKDVITPGDLLVATEETGVLGRSKHPYSTNVIGVAVSNANVVFGKKEKGVEYVLVALLGITKIHVDATQVPIYPGDLLVSGLSSGHAIKADPSKLKPGMLVAKAMEACKRDKGHILCMLTFS